A segment of the Lolium perenne isolate Kyuss_39 chromosome 3, Kyuss_2.0, whole genome shotgun sequence genome:
cacatccatttgatataatttgaaattgtggaaagatgcaaatgcaagcaaaagacgaatagcttcaagacgggctaccggcgcaaaggtatcctcaaaatccataccttctatttgggcaaacccttgcgccactaaccttgctttgtttcgtataacaatgccattctcatcttgcttgttcttgaatacccatttggtcccaatgacattgatgcgatgatccttgggtctctcaactagagaccatacttcattacgagtgaaacactccaattcttcttgcatggcaattacccaatccggatcaaccaaggcttcatgtaccttaagtggttcaaaactagacacaaaagcatgatgttgacaataagtgataagtaatgcatggtgtctacgagttaccactcctcttgagatgctaccaaggacttgatccactttcatgtcacttgcccttgtagcggccttgatcttccgaatggttccttcatgatcaatgaattcatctcttgcaagtacttgatcatgagggaccacttgagcttgatcatgagtagaggatgtttcttgatcgtcatcatgatcttgctccatggaatgaggatcttcttcttgttcttcggattgagactcatcttgagtggaggatggttcttgagttgcacttgatggttcggcttgagttgagctaggctctacttgtggcgtgcttgagacatctactccatcatcttgatcatcgttatgaacctccatgggccggatgtgtccaatgcccatatgcttgatggcactagatggatcaacatcattacctgcaacacatggaacaacttgctccacttgggagccattatcctccaagaacaccacgtcacaagatacttcaatagtcccggaggaccggttgtagtatctataggcgtgagagttctccgcatatccaacaaatataccctctatggttctagtttcaaatttaccgagctttcctttgttgttcttaacaaggcatttgcatccaaagacacgaatatacatgacattaggcttgttaccggtaaggagctcgtatggggttttgttgtggaggggacggaggaagagccggttggagtagtggacggccgtagagatggcttctccccaaaagttgtggggtgagttgaattcactcaacatggttcttgccatctcaatgatagtccggttcttcctttcaacaacaccattttgttgaggggtgtatggcgccgaaaagcgTGATGAACCAGAGGAGACCAAGAATCGTGATGTGTGGTGTGTACCGCTCATCATATGGCATGTCACTAGAGGAGCCCCGTGAGAACGAATCTTCAAGGGTCGAAGTACCTGCAAACAGAAAAGTCATGATGTTACACATTAACCATTTAACTGAACAAATAATGTTAGCTACTAAAATAATTCATATTATCTTCCTTTTCTCCACCATAAAAAAGGCCCGGTGTTCAACATAATAGTAATCATCGAGAAGCCACACCATCctatatttttaaacaattagacaTTAAACTATTTTTCCGACACAATTACCATACAAAAATTTGTTCTAAGAAAATATGAGACCTCTATCTCACCTTATAAACTAATACGGGAGCATTGTTTTGATACCATACATAGGTACACATGGAATCCTCACATATACATATAGTCATCCACACATGGAATCCCCCGTATACACATAGATACACATGGAATCCTCATAACAATGTTACCAAATGATTACATAGTCATATACGCATATTAATCACCACTCATAATTTCAATATTCCATTCACAAAACGAATCCATCAAATACTAGGGTTTCACCTAATCTTGCACAAAAAGGAAAAAAGTGATGGTTTCTTTGGATAAAAAGGAGGGAAACAGAGGAGATTACCTTCAGGAAGTGGTTGGGAACAAAATCCACCGCCAGATTTGACGAATCTAAGTAATCTTTGACAGATTTGagagggggggagggggggggggggaggagccGTCGGGTCAGGGGAGAGAAGGCGACAGGCAAATACCTAGAACGTGCATAGTGCATTTGAAAGCGCCATTGTAGTCAATAGAGTACCGCCCATGCAAGCGGTTTCATGACCCAGGTTGGGCTACGACCTAGGCTCGCCTGGCCACGCTGGCAGGATTTGTAGCGCCGCCCCCATGGGCGCAACACTGTAGTGTATAGCACCACTAGCATAGACGCTATCCGAAAGGGTTAGTCCCGTGAAGTAGTTTCACGACGAGTTTATTTCATGGTTTTCGTTGCATCCAGGGTCAGTTTTGTCCATTTCACCCGAGTAGCCCGATAGCCACACTGCGCCACCACCACCGAGAACCTGCCCCATGTTCCTATGTCGACCAACCATCAGGTAAAGGTCGCCTGGAACTCGCACCGCTTGAAACCGCCACCACTTCTGCGAGAAGGATGTCGCTGCCATTCAGACGCGCCACGCCACTGAAGACCTTGCCGACGTGCCTCTTGCCAAGCAGGCTGCCCTCCACGGCCCGCCATCGCGTCCACGTGAGGGGGAAAGGAAGGCCCCGCCATTCCTAATTTGTAGGTCTTATCGAAATGAAGGAGCCGCCAAAGCCACTTATAGCAACCTATCTTCTCCAGATCGGGAGCGCTTGTACAAGAAATTATCGCTATGATGGTTGACGTCTCCGTTGTCGATCCAGTGAAAAAGAGTGCACATAAAAACCAAGCAGATCTAGACCGTTGGCCATGCACCTACTCAGACAAGAAACATATGAGCAAGCGACAAACTTCTTGGTCCGTTCCGTTGCGTCGATGTCAGGTTAGGTATGTAATACGTCTACACCCTACGGTAGGCGTAGGCGTACATACGTTGCCTTTACTGCTAGTACCCCATCACTCTGATTTTGCGTGAACAGGGGCTCACTGAAGCTCTGCTCGCACGGGACTGAGAATGGGAATATTTGCGTGCATTTGAACATGATGTGTGTTGTCGCTACCGACCCTCTGACAGCTTATCCGCTTTGTTCTCTTCGATCGTTGCTGCTAAATATAGCGCCGGAGGTGGTATCTCGGTTGGGGAGGACGATGGGTGTCCATCCGTGACTTGGTTAAACCACAACAGTGAACAATGAAGCTAGCCTAGCCACGAAAACTGGTGAGATGAGATGAATATGAATAACCAGTTTGCTTAATCGCTTCACGTGAGCAAGAAATTTCAGTTGCGACAACAGCCTAGCTAGCTAGACAATTTCGGTAACTTGGTTTTAGATCAACGACAGCCTAGCTAGAAACATGGGCTAAGACTGATTTCTTATCTTTAACATATGGTGTACAGTATACATATAGCATCCGCAATAAAAGGAAACATATGCAATTCTCACATTACTCAGTTAGATAAACAAAAAATCTGCCCATGTCGGTACAAATAACCAACTGTTAAGAAATCATAATCACTACTGTTTTCTTTTTGAAACAAGGCATAAGACTTGCaatttttattaattaaggagaaGGCTTTAGAACATTTGCCTAAGCCAAGCCATAAGATTTTGCTAGAATCCTACTCCCGCGAAATTGCATTACTTAAAAAAGTTACCCTGGCGAGGTTCCAAGCTTTTGCCTGCTCTGTAAGATGTGCGACCACAATAAAGTGTGGGAGAAGAAAGGTGGAAAAATACTATAGCGTCATGATCCTTTCAAATTTCCTACGAGATTAACATGATCATTGAGGCCATAGCCTTCCTCTCCTCCCCTTCCTCTAGAGCAACTTTTGATCACCAAACCTCAACGGAGGCTTTGGTGGCCCAATGAGCCATGAACGTGTCATTGATACCACACCACGAGAGGATCCCCTTTGACATTATTGTGCTAAATCTACACTTGGAGAGGAGATGAGCAACCAATTATTGCACTTTGTTGCAAACGGGGCAATTTCCACATTGGACCACCCTCTTTTTCGGAGTCTATCCACCGTCCGAATTATATTTTGCACTATATACCAACCTAACAAAAAATTGCACTTAGGGGGAGCCCAAACTCTCGTTCCGAGGCATTGATAGTTGTTGATATGTGTCCTTTAAATTGCATTTTGTATGCCGATGGAAGCGGACTATTTGCCATCATCCATGAATTTCCAATGAATTGTGTCGGGCGCGTCATGGGCAAGGTGGATGTCCTAGAGCAATTCCCGTAGGGTGATAAATTGTTGAATGCGCTCAATTTGAAAACCTTCTTTGGtatttttttttggtttgcccAAAACTTCTTCTCAGGGGACTTTCGAAACGTGCAATTCTTTCTTGTTGATCTTTTGAAGATTTTTGGTGCAATAACTTTTGGCCAAAGGCCTCCTAACCGATACCAAGACCAAAATTTAGCTTTTTCACCATTCCTGACCTTGACAACAATGACTATAGTCTATAGGTTGCGTATTGCATTCCGGTGAAATTATCACAATACCATTTTTTCTAATTAGTTTTAAACTATTTTGCCGTTGTGCTGACCAGTTGTTTCCTTCGTTTATTACAACGAAAACACATTCATTTGTGGAAATTCCGTTTCAGAAAAAAATTCAGTCGTGTAAATTACACGAAAAACTCTCCAAAAGAGTTACTAAGAAATTGGAACGTGCAAGCTAAATTATACATGTGTGACACTGTACAAATGTAGTGATGAACATATACATACCTAGGTAGTAGTAGTACATGTGGAACTAGGACAATATGACACACATGGTACTGTTGGTCCAGACATCCATGGATGGTAGCTGTACATAGTACTGCAACCTACCACTACCATGCATTTCACTCGGAAACTCTCCCGTGTATCATGGGCGTCCACTTCTGCGACAGTGCGACATATCTCCGCTGTGTCACCATCTCTCGCCCACACACATGACACAGCCTCGCTTGCTCCTTGGTCCATATACCGGTGCAGGCGCACAACGCACGTACCATGCACTCACCATGAACCTGAAGTAGCCGAGCTCTGAGCTAGCGGGGAACCATGAAGTCGTCGTCGAAGAGCCGCAGTCCAAGGATATCGTCGCCTCGAGCTCGCGGCACCGCGCCGCTGCCGGCGGAGCCGTGGGCTCTCGCCGGCGTCGACGACACGTGCGTCAACGACGTGGAGAGCTTCGCGCGCACCGTGGCGGCCGTGAAGTCCAAGCCCCGCCCGGACCTGCTCGCGAGCGTGCTGTCCCACTACGCCGCCAAGTGGCTCCCGGAGGTGGCCTCGTCGGCCTCCGGCCGCTTCCTCCTGCCCCCGGAGAGCCCCACCGCGACGTGGCTCAAGAAGCGCCTCCTCCTGGAGTCCCTCGTGGCCGCGCTCCCGCCGCCGGACTCCGCGGCCGATGACGGCATCACCTGCGACTTCCTGCTCAGGCTGCTCCGGGCGGGGAGCATGGTGGGCGCGGACGCGGCGCTGCTGCGTGAGCTGGAGGCCCGCGCGGCGCGGCGGCTGGACCAGGCGTCGTTGGCCGCCGTGATGGTGCCGGCGTCCGGGCACGCGCCGGCGACGTTGCTGGACGTGCCGCTGGTGCTGCGGCTGGTGCGCGGGTTCCTCAAGGAGGGCGGCaagggcgccggcggcggcgccagCGCGAGGGTGGCCAGGCTCGTGGACGCGTATCTGGCGGAGGCAGCGCTCGAGGCCGGGCTGCGGcccgctgagctggaggagctcgcTCGCGCCGTGCCCGCGCACGCGCGCGCCGCCGATGACGCGCTCTACCGCGCCGTCGACACCTACCTCAAGGTGACCGTGCATGCCACGCACTCGCTTAATTCCGTTTCTGTTTTCATCTTCAGGTAGTGTTTTCTTTCTCGATGCCGTTTGTACTTTTGGTCAATCGCCAAAGACTACGTGAGAACCTGTGAGGCAAGTACATTTGTTTTTGTGTTTGACCACTGCATTTTGCATGGGACGGTGCACCGGCGTGTCATATACAGTATTAATGTATCCGGCATAAATATCATATACTGTACAGTAAAAAACAGTACTCTGTTTCAATGAATAAGACTTATATTATTTTCGTCaggtaatttttttaaaaaagaaaTCTATCAACAACTATAATACTCTACAGGTATCATACGAAAATTTATTTCATGATATATCTAActatattgattttgtattttgcatgttaataatttttagtaaaaacttggtcaaactttacatgGTTTGATATAGGCATTATTCATTTGAACGGAGGTGCTATTAACTAGTTATACACTTAGCGCCTAATGATACATACTCCCTCCTCCCTACAATATGTTGCGCATGATTTTTCATCCAAATTAAACTTTGCAAAATTTGACCAAGCATATAAAAAATTATACTCACTCAGATCCATATTAATTTttcactaatatagatgtatctagatatattttagtgttggatacatccatatatactagcgacaagtaatatgaattggGGGAGTACAAACATTTACGATACCAAATAAGTATAATTtaaaaatatatttcataaaAATTCTAATAATATTAGTTTGACATCGTATATATTCATAATTTTATCAATATACATAGATTAATTttacaaagtttgactttgaccaaacCTTATGTGCAATATATTTTGGGCAGAAGGGAGTACTACATCTATTCCAAAAAAACAAGACATATATTTTTAGTCAAAAGTCAAAACATACTAAATATACACAGAATATCAATATTTATATTTGATAAATACACTAAGAAAATACATCATATGTTGGATCTATCGATATAGATTTGGTAATGTAGATGTTCATATATTTGTCATTGAACTTAGTTAAACTTAGAAAATGTTGATTTTAAAATAAATTTATATTTATATGCTTTGTTCTATGGTACGGCGGTAATACATAAGTATTTGACATTCCTAGGGTGTACATAGTTTTGTTTTCTGCGTTAGCTTCGAACAAAAGACCAGTACATTTTATATGGAGTACTAGTTTACATTCTTCTTCTCATATGATGAGATTGTGGTGGAAACTCTTCTTATCTGATGGTGATACCATACTGGTTCGATCACTTTGAGCCTGATGGTGTGTTTACTTGGTGATGAACTATTCCACTTTTCTTGAGTGATGAAGAACAAACCTTAATTAGGAGATAGGTCACGTGAGCTCCTACTGCTAAACAACAAAACATTATGTATTATCGAATTTGGCAGTCTGGTGCATTTTGTTCTTATCCACACACTGCTGCGTATTCATCTCTAGATGTAGTTGTCAGGTAAGATGTGCCTGCAACTGTTTCAGGAATATTGCAGACACGAGCAAGGCAGGCTTATAGATTTCACCGAGCTGC
Coding sequences within it:
- the LOC127341721 gene encoding coleoptile phototropism protein 1, whose protein sequence is MKSSSKSRSPRISSPRARGTAPLPAEPWALAGVDDTCVNDVESFARTVAAVKSKPRPDLLASVLSHYAAKWLPEVASSASGRFLLPPESPTATWLKKRLLLESLVAALPPPDSAADDGITCDFLLRLLRAGSMVGADAALLRELEARAARRLDQASLAAVMVPASGHAPATLLDVPLVLRLVRGFLKEGGKGAGGGASARVARLVDAYLAEAALEAGLRPAELEELARAVPAHARAADDALYRAVDTYLKAHPGAGKEERKSLWRLIDARKLSAEAAAHAVQNDRLPVRSVMQVLFSEHGKLNRLADLGASLSGASQAAALDPHSSSSRCPSKREVLAQHQEMRRLREDVARLQVQCSALQEQVERLGSERRRRGGGGFKWTTFWFGGGGMSADVARIEESESGMERRTPGSGMKGRAGLATPTPTRRTPKWRKSMS